One genomic segment of Primulina tabacum isolate GXHZ01 chromosome 9, ASM2559414v2, whole genome shotgun sequence includes these proteins:
- the LOC142555913 gene encoding LOW QUALITY PROTEIN: nonsense-mediated mRNA decay factor SMG7-like (The sequence of the model RefSeq protein was modified relative to this genomic sequence to represent the inferred CDS: deleted 1 base in 1 codon) has product MSSSLENQSKAQKSLAEVVSNEKRLLPLMYSRGILHGEVLEVYHEVRTELEKILLSTNEMAEIQDVEYLLWKLHYKHINEFRKRIKQQSLDKDNVKETHPQNVDSPSKFDHHVEGFKSFLSEASKFYNDLVFKLKRSCGLLGEVFLHNNASSFSVEQTKLHKHQFTCHRLLICVGDLSRYAEILKKPDARKWSVAANYYLRATKTWPGSGNPHNQLALLATYVGDSFLALYHSMRSLEVKEPFPDAWGNLVLLFEEIKPTQLPTSSSEVFDFYNIPCRNFLHNKSTAENGSPKESKIAETNHASAEMFDLWSAVIRTISFFIIRSSLEEFPRTFAHTLSSLEALLVVNDAELTATMESYQFLDTLRNGPYRAIQLVSTFIFVLHRLVQNPKLKDPTGIDENMQSEYTTLALATVFICMGRLTERCWKCSMAKCPLLPAVLVFVEWLVGALDDAETHVADERVLNAMSYFFGVLSEFLNRLDQNESVVDTDNTALWEDHELRGFYPLAHVHEMLDFTTTNQEWEGDSYRRRSQRIIHAAIRIVDRAKSSRDWISKDIEGRYFCSFQKEKCPSQAESSGTGSGSSLEVMINAETSSTLKKTRLMIAEDEEVILFNPITRHNSAPIYTPQSTTHLGSPEATDTQRTLLDECLCRATTFSTSQQSDDGDSFSFCSTVSDSGQHKLFKDLTTHSTWTSLPKCMGPHRGVSKYETENGTKDFNEHKKLDPIEEIASMSLSDLSMLEKKNFDIDHGPISTISYDSPPYVAPLPSAPLLPENTVWLKRNPLISPEYKNGSDGILRCGTIHKRFLVDGYPPVLGMSSSEWLYHYRNSQNVENTSNHISPLVYNARPAFENFQTNQVCRLDLCDQWGNHLVPNPMVYLGSPQLHPNTSPVYGSADQKQPRETFFTGYQRPVPYLCGVDMEIRQEQPPLLKYLKERECLLQSELQLRGHTFVGN; this is encoded by the exons ATGTCTTCTTCTCTTGAGAATCAAAGCAAAGCACAGAAGTCTTTAGCTGAG GTTGTTAGTAACGAGAAAAGGTTGCTACCTTTAATGTACTCCAGAGGTATCTTGCATGGCGAGGTTCTTGAGGTATACCATGAAGTCCGAACAGAATTAGAGAAAATTCTTTTGTCAACTAATGAGATGGCAGAGATTCAAGATGTCGAATATCTTCTTTGGAAGTTGCACTACAAGCATATTAACGAATTCCGCAAAAGAATTAAGCAACAATCTTTGGATAAGGATAATGTTAAGGAAACTCATCCTCAAAATGTTGATTCTCCAAGCAAATTCGATCATCACGTGGAAGGATTCAAGTCGTTCTTATCAGAAGCATCTAAATTCTATAATGATTTGGTTTTCAAACTCAAACGAAGTTGTGGGCTTCTAGGGGAAGTTTTCCTGCACAATAATGCTAGTTCGTTTTCCGTTGAGCAAACAAAGCTGCATAAACATCAGTTTACATGCCACCGCCTTTTAATTTGTGTGGGTGATTTGTCTAGGTATGCAGAAATTCTTAAAAAACCCGATGCTCGAAAATGGTCAGTGGCAGCAAATTACTACCTAAGAGCAACCAAAACTTGGCCAGGAAGTGGAAATCCTCACAATCAG TTGGCTTTGCTGGCGACGTATGTTGGAGATTCTTTTCTTGCATTGTATCATTCGATGAGAAGTTTAGAGGTGAAAGAGCCTTTTCCTGATGCTTGGGGAAACCTTGTGCTACTCTTTGAAGAG ATAAAGCCTACTCAGTTGCCGACATCTTCTAGCGAGGTATTTGACTTTTACAATATACCCTGTAGAAATTTCTTGCACAATAAATCGACTGCAGAGAATGGTTCTCCAAAAGAAAGCAAAATAGCTGAGACGAACCATGCTTCTGCTGAAATGTTTGACCTGTGGTCAGCAGTAATCCGAACTATAAGCTTCTTCATAATAAGATCCAG TTTGGAGGAATTTCCCCGCACGTTTGCCCATACCTTGAGCAGTTTAGAAGCTTTATTAGTAGTTAATGATGCAGAACTTACTGCAACAATGGAGTCTTATCAATTTTTGGATACATTGAGAAACGGTCCTTATCGTGCCATTCAACTTGTTTCCACATTTATCTTCGTGCTTCATAGACTGGTCCAGAACCCAAAACTAAAAGATCCGACAGGGATAGATGAGAATATGCAGTCTGAATATACAACATTAGCGTTGGCCACTGTTTTCATTTGCATGGGTCGACTGACTGAGAGATGCTGGAAGTGTAGTATGGCAAAATGCCCACTTTTACCAGCGGTGTTGGTTTTCGTTGAGTGGTTAGTCGGAGCACTTGATGACGCGGAAACGCATGTTGCTGATGAAAGAGTTTTGAATGCCATGTCTtatttttttggtgttttatctGAGTTCTTGAACAGACTTGATCAAAATGAGAGTGTAGTAGATACGGATAATACTGCTCTTTGGGAAGATCATGAGTTGAGAGGTTTTTACCCGTTAGCCCATGTGCATGAAATGCTGGATTTCACTACTACTAATCAGGAATGGGAGGGCGATTCTTATAGAAGGCGTTCTCAGCGTATAATTCATGCTGCAATAAGAATTGTGGACCGAGCCAAAAGTTCACGAGATTGGATCTCCAAAGACATAGAGGGAAGATATTTCTGCAGTTTCCAGAAAGAAAAATGTCCAAGCCAAGCAGAATCATCCGGCACAGGATCTGGTTCCAGCCTTGAAGTGATGATAAATGCAGAGACATCGTCAACTCTAAAGAAAACACGATTAATGATTGCTGAAGATGAAGAAGTGATTCTCTTCAATCCAATCACAAGGCACAACTCCGCACCAATTTATACCCCTCAGTCTACAACCCATCTGGGTAGTCCTGAAGCCACTGATACACAGAGAACGCTTCTTGATGAATGTTTATGCCGTGCCACGACATTTTCCACCAGTCAGCAGTCAGATGATGGTGATTCATTTAGTTTCTGCTCCACGGTGTCTGATTCAGGACAACACAAGCTGTTCAAGGACTTGACGACCCACTCCACCTGGACCTCCCTCCCTAAGTGCATGGGTCCTCA TAGAGGAGTTTCGAAGTATGAAACAGAAAATGGGACCAAAGACTTCAATGAACACAAGAAGCTCGATCCTATCGAGGAAATAGCCTCTATGTCCTTATCCGATCTATCCATGTTGGAAAAAAAGAATTTCGATATAGACCACGGGCCTATTTCAACAATCAGCTACGATTCACCTCCTTATGTTGCACCTTTACCTTCTGCCCCTTTGTTGCCAGAAAACACCGTTTGGTTGAAAAGGAATCCATTAATCTCACCTGAGTACAAGAATGGATCAGATGGGATTCTAAGGTGCGGCACCATACACAAAAGGT TTCTGGTCGATGGTTACCCACCAGTTCTTGGAATGAGTTCTTCAGAGTGGCTTTATCACTACAGAAACAGTCAGAATGTGGAGAATACCTCCAACCACATATCACCACTTGTTTACAATGCTCGCCCCGCCTTCGAGAATTTTCAAACAAATCAAGTTTGCAGGCTTGATCTATGTGATCAGTGGGGAAACCATTTGGTTCCAAATCCAATGGTTTATCTGGGGAGCCCCCAATTACATCCAAATACATCTCCTGTGTATGGGTCAGCAGACCAAAAACAGCCGAGGGAAACTTTTTTTACAGGTTACCAAAGACCAGTTCCTTATTTATGCGGTGTTGACATGGAGATTAGACAAGAACAACCTCCACTTTTGAAGTATCTCAAGGAGAGAGAGTGTCTGCTGCAATCAGAATTGCAGCTAAGGGGTCATACTTTTGTTGGAAATTGA